The following proteins are encoded in a genomic region of Montipora foliosa isolate CH-2021 chromosome 8, ASM3666993v2, whole genome shotgun sequence:
- the LOC137967634 gene encoding separin-like isoform X1 gives MEGERILKSLLNGEIDGLHEDTKNYLAPLQFPVKNKNGVKGNKTSEETISKYTLFCTKFLRCAVETLKKVKAKAGNLYEITASLKLVGSLLNNTLAVQDGYYFRFISSLDQLAKTIYLIIVQLIGKSQYVSALGHASDLLKFIQHVNSCKSHDSEKTVKELTSLALRASDTLLQGAGKLEEVKVTAAQRPSHLCVVLEWRKLSLQFQAEAIMHSSLKSLVDRTLKCGTKYQLDCGQNNVNFKCLASFFESLFNVVLSKTEKEISGGKDSLLLLAELGFHYGRICSKAGMATQALTVFDKMLEICESTGHGINGHTKMHLPSQVCCCVCFICKATISLNCTNSKSQSKNYNEQLLVECNRLLSQVLKCKMSSLPTLKLLSDALEYFRISLQSAYSKGTGVNQNNVPILLWKTFWETTQLLQSYVTVLSLQCERLKHDIRKINSDSCTQLRQQIHKITDRQVGVLSFIISSFQDQLKSDKLTQNDCNSDARYHIEKCIPLVQKASALIHSVLEDPEIPLSYNELRWLGCNVYNLGCLCYQRDWFVEGAPLLTIACDELRVWCFAAGTEEEILKRNEEVKLLTKFSLLADCQRRAKELNDALRTATTQVLISVKTGSDVFIVRQQVKQWSTVKHEVLKNLQDEEKQVERSRTLCTALAEQEDTEDIDGGQLCLVLQEELACYKAKSYDTAVEQIAVIKQLLELYIVQEDEFAYGSSMIELAIALHRHGDSAQNNDKSALECCREGTALLEQLSDKMAETNHDEECYSSVAQDRLAAAYLWQAMLEHKAAMEERQTEEKLELTESFDANELDVVGLEEEFESSLHSALETWVGLVERSMKKGTDGKIELQHFSNPEESFHHLLTTAGMLGLVNQPVKKTCALHMASILSKAIGSTSILETGVCALSETVHTMCEVLNIHHASFLLRNASEMLDNFVSSDITKVQFLLAKSHFLLLSGKFSEGENCLKEVLQSGALTHKSYKSHLIKARLKSLCAKYSVLPGKHHMLTVTSDPGLGSVTPLESALDGFYKLSRVVEEVFGEDTFSVSKKKENQKQNSQGEGSLIPSSHTQSLFHLSLLDDLLSSLLHVGQLYFHQGAVREAFRQFIDGLSLAWHFCLSHRISDFLVNIAQLELKQGKKGKCQKRLEQLKGILQPVLRASIDSELAEESIEEPEFIGHPESCKCVNCSDTALHTIIIKYCTCLSGYLVSLSRPEQSMHALDIAETACLSAQTKMTRCLDKLDVSLHLCGKGGAQSSENRLNGMQKKGKAKSAKGKKQKDPELVKNHLVGVMFSQHQLMLQCLKAEQFLLNGKVEEANSELSKAIETLASAEGVFGYIPVCLLHLKAYFLYLSGVTVLLLNKGNARDIFADCHWFAKHPVKVKNTSSEDTELKEDCPVAAPVEDEIEKPRRGLSRRGKSSKPLDEAYYENITRPTSSRTKSRGRRKKVQETDMECDHSDEVIQQKPKGCRSVSGHVKSSRKMSVDKIAPAWLDQVIKHWKEAFDLCTACPPASQFSDICKGLAFCLGRAAAGCAMYYLNLSMSVTLRHQALTSTGKRIKRITKDLAGTFPSTCENGGEITHLLKEFSSLSLNTSSSTAITPEVPSKLDELVKIRNVMKFNSHSNNSVESSSHRFTVEEMALLQKIPKEWTVCTLETVELPGIEQRELLICRIRAGSEPVLVKINTTAGEDQLMENDSDDVVMDLTRLFQCNLMEEFSNLMSNNVRSMSVESTSEWWAKRTRLDTKMKNFLEKLEAAWLGKWKGVVLGEPVDKDCQDTVIDFAKKIQKQIGCLCGCEPDMQLLEILVSSLPHLSRQEMCEAFAEITGMDPASPCMNQLLDEFGDLSISAISTVKEGNDLKRFRSKLGKVP, from the exons ATGGAAGGGGAGAGAATCCTCAAGTCACTTCTGAACGGAGAAATAgatggtcttcatgaagacactAAG AATTATCTAGCGCCACTACAGTTTCccgtgaaaaacaaaaatggagtGAAGGGAAACAAAACTTCAGAGGAAACTATCTCCAAATACACTTTATTTTGTACCAAATTTTTACGATGTGCTGTCGAGACCTTGAAAAAAGTGAAGGCAAAGGCTGGTAATCTGTATGAAATCACTGCCTCGTTGAAACTAG TGGGATCCTTGCTAAACAACACATTAGCTGTGCAGGATGGGTATTATTTCAGGTTTATATCTTCTTTGGACCAACTTGCCAAAACAATCTACCTTATCATTGTCCAGCTAATAGGCAAGTCACAGTATGTCAGTGCACTGGGACATGCAAGTGACCTGCTCAAATTTATACAACATGTGAATTCTTGCAAGAGCCACGACAGTGAGAAAACAGTTAAAGAACTGACATCACTGGCGCTACGTGCTTCTGATACTTTACTACAAGGAGCAGGAAAACTTGAAGAGGTAAAAGTTACGGCTGCACAGCGACCATCACACCTTTGCGTTGTTTTGGAATGGAGGAAACTATCTTTACAATTCCAAGCAGAAGCAATCATGCATTCATCCCTGAAATCCTTGGTTGATAGAACTCTGAAGTGTGGAACGAAATATCAGTTGGATTGTGGACAAAATAATGTTAATTTTAAATGTCTGGCAAGCTTCTTTGAGTCTCTTTTTAATGTGGTCTTGTCCAAAACAGAGAAAGAGATCAGTGGTGGGAAGGATTCCTTGTTATTATTGGCTGAACTTGGATTTCACTACGGCAGGATTTGTAGCAAAGCCGGAATGGCAACACAAGCTTTGACTGTGTTTGATAAAATGCTGGAAATTTGTGAAAGCACAGGTCATGGTATAAATGGGCATACTAAAATGCACTTACCTTCGCAAGTTTGTTGTTGTGTGTGTTTCATTTGCAAGGCTACCATTTCATTGAACTGTACAAATTCGAAATCTCAAAGTAAAAATTACAATGAGCAGTTGCTGGTTGAATGCAACAGACTTCTTTCTCAGGTGttaaaatgcaaaatgtcaTCCTTGCCAACACTGAAACTCCTTTCCGATGCTTTGGAGTATTTCAGAATAAGTTTGCAAAGTGCATACAGCAAAGGAACCGGTGTTAATCAGAATAATGTTCCCATTCTTTTGTggaaaacattttgggagaccACACAGTTGCTGCAGTCATATGTCACTGTTTTGTCCTTACAATGTGAACGACTGAAACATGATATCCGTAAGATCAACAGTGATTCATGTACACAGTTAAGGCAGCAGATTCATAAGATAACAGACAGACAAGTGGGGGTCCTGAGCTTCattatttcttcatttcaaGATCAGTTGAAATCTGATAAGCTGACACAAAATGATTGTAACAGTGACGCAAG GTACCACATCGAAAAATGTATTCCACTGGTGCAAAAGGCTAGTGCACTCATCCACTCTGTGCTGGAAGACCCAGAAATCCCCTTATCTTACAATGAACTTCGGTGGCTTGGCTGCAATGTTTACAACTTGGGGTGTTTGTGTTATCAGAGAGACTGGTTTGTGGAAGGAGCACCTCTTTTAACAATCGCTTGTGATGAGCTGAGAGTTTGGTGCTTTGCAGCTGGTACAGAGGAAGAAATACTCAAAAGAAATGAGGAG GTAAAGCTTTTGACAAAGTTTTCACTGCTGGCTGACTGTCAAAGAAGAGCCAAAGAACTTAATGATGCGTTGAGAACGGCCACCACGCAGGTCTTGATATCTGTGAAAACAGGCTCTGATGTTTTCATAGTTAGACAGCAAGTCAAACAATGGAGTACAGTAAAACATGAAGTACTGAAAAACCTTCAAGATGAAGAGAAACAAGTTGAGAGATCGAG aaccCTGTGCACTGCCTTAGCTGAGCAGGAAGACACGGAAGATATTGATGGTGGGCAGCTTTGTTTGGTTCTTCAAGAGGAACTTGCCTGCTACAAGGCAAAGAG CTATGATACTGCAGTGGAGCAGATTGCTGTCATTAAGCAGCTTTTGGAACTATACATTGTACAGGAGGATGAGTTTGCATATGGTTCCAGTATGATAGAACTGGCAATAGCTCTACACCGTCATGGAGATTCAGCACAAAACAATGACAA GTCTGCACTTGAGTGTTGTCGAGAGGGTACTGCTCTTCTTGAGCAATTATcagataaaatggcagaaaccAATCATGATGAAGAGTGTTATTCATCAGTTGCACAGGACAGACTTGCAGCTGCTTATCTTTGGCAGGCAATGCTAGAACACAAAGCAGCAATGGAGGAGAGACAAACAGAGGAAAAACTGGAACTTACCGAGAGTTTTGATGCGAATGAG CTTGATGTTGTTGGCCTGGAAGAGGAGTTTGAGTCATCTCTTCATTCTGCATTAGAAACATGGGTCGGGTTGGTGGAAAGATCCATGAAGAAAGGCACTGATGGAAAG ATTGAATTGCAACACTTTTCTAATCCAGAGGAGAGTTTCCATCATTTATTGACCACTGCTGGCATGTTAGGTCTTGTCAACCAG CCAGTAAAGAAAACATGTGCTCTTCACATGGCAAGCATCCTCTCTAAAGCAATTGGCAGCACCAGTATTTTGGAAACTGGAGTATGTGCCTTGAGTGAAACTGTTCATACCATGTGTGAAGTGCTTAATATTCATCATGCAAGTTTTCTGCTCCGCAATGCCAGTGAAATGCTTGATAACTTTGTGTCAAGTGACATTACTAAAGTTCAGTTCTTGCTCGCTAAGAGCCACTTCCTGTTGTTGTCAGGCAAG TTTTCCGAGGGTGAGAACTGCCTGAAAGAAGTGCTTCAGAGTGGTGCCCTGACACACAAGTCTTACAAGAGTCACTTGATAAAGGCTAGATTGAAATCACTTTGTGCAAAATACTCTGTTCTTCCTGGCAAACATCACATGTTGACTGTTACATCTG aTCCTGGTCTTGGTTCTGTGACTCCTTTGGAGAGTGCTTTGGATGGTTTTTATAAACTGAGTCGCGTGGTGGAGGAGGTGTTTGGGGAAGACACTTTCAGTGTTagcaaaaagaaggaaaatcaaaaacaaaatagccaaG GAGAAGGGTCTTTGATTCCCTCAAGCCATACCCAGAGTCTTTTCCATTTGTCACTCCTAGATGACCTCTTGTCCTCACTCTTACATGTTGGCCAGCTATATTTTCATCAGGGTGCAGTGAGGGAAGCATTCAGGCAGTTTATTGATGGGCTCTCTCTGGCCTGGCACTTTTGCCTATCGCACAG GATTTCAGATTTTCTTGTCAACATTGCACAGTTGGAACtaaagcaaggaaaaaaagggaaatgtcaaaaGCGGCTTGAACAGCTTAAAGGAATCCTGCAACCTGTTTTGAGAGCATCCATTGATTCCGAACTtgctgaagaatccattgaaGAACCAGAGTTTATTGGGCATCCAGAGTCATGCAAATGTGTCAACTGTAGTGATACAGCCCTTCACACGATCATTATCAAGTACTGCACCTGTCTCTCTGGGTATTTAGTATCACTCTCAAGACCTGAACAATCAATGCATGCGTTAGACATAGCTGAGACAGCTTGCTTAAGTGCTCAAACTAAGATGACGAGATGTCTTGATAAACTTGATGTCAGTCTGCATCTGTGTGGTAAGGGAGGTGCTCAATCAAGTGAGAACCGATTGAATGGAATGCAAAAGAAAGGGAAAGCAAAGTCAGCAAAGGGAAAGAAGCAAAAAGACCCTGAGCTCGTGAAAAACCATTTAGTTGGTGTGATGTTCAGTCAACATCAACTGATGCTGCAGTGCTTGAAAGCAGAGCAGTTCCTGTTGAATGGAAAGGTTGAAGAAGCCAATAGTGAACTTTCAAAAGCCATAGAAACCCTAGCCAGTGCTGAGGGTGTTTTTGGATATATCCCAGTGTGCTTGCTCCATCTGAAAGCATACTTTCTTTACCTCTCTGGTGTAACAGTCTTGCTGCTTAACAAAGGAAATGCCAGGGACATTTTTGCTGATTGTCACTGGTTTGCTAAACATCCAGTTAAAGTTAAAAACACTTCAAGTGAAGACACTGAATTGAAGGAAGATTGTCCAGTAGCTGCACCAGTTGAAGATGAGATTGAAAAACCCAGGAGAGGTTTAAGTCGGAGAGGTAAAAGCTCAAAACCTTTAGATGAAGCATATTATGAGAATATCACCAGACCAACATCTTCAAGAACCAAGAGCagaggaagaagaaagaaagtgcAGGAAACTGACATGGAATGTGATCATTCAGATGAAGTAATTCAGCAGAAACCAAAGGGGTGTAGGAGTGTGTCTGGGCATGTCAAGTCATCTAGGAAAATGAGTGTTGACAAAATAG CTCCAGCGTGGCTTGATCAAGTCATCAAGCACTGGAAGGAGGCATTTGATCTCTGCACAGCTTGTCCTCCAGCTTCTCAATTCTCAGACATTTGCAAAGGCCTTGCATTCTGTCTCGGCAGAGCAGCAGCGGGATGTGCTATGTACTATTTGAACTTGTCCATGTCAGTCACTCTCAGACATCAGGCTTTGACAAGCACAGGAAAGAGAATCAA GAGAATAACAAAGGATCTAGCAGGTACCTTCCCATCAACTTGT GAAAACGGTGGAGAAATCACTCACCTTTTAAAGGAATTTTCGTCCTTGTCACTTAACACAAGCTCATCTACTGCAATAACTCCTGAAGTTCCTTCCAAGTTAGATGAGCTGGTGAAGATCCGTAATGTGATGAAGTTTAACTCACATTCAAACAACAGTGTGGAATCATCTTCACATAGATTTACTGTTGAAGAAATGGCTCTTTTACAGAAAATTCCAAAAG AATGGACAGTGTGCACTTTGGAGACTGTTGAGCTGCCAGGAATTGAACAAAGAGAACTTTTAATCTGCAGGATAAGAGCAGGCTCTGAACCAGTGCTGGTCAAGATTAACACAACTGCTGGAGAAGATCAACTCATGGAAAATGAT TCAGATGATGTGGTGATGGATCTGACCAGGCTATTCCAGTGCAATTTGATGGAAGAATTTAGTAACCTTATGAGCAACAATGTCAGGAGCATGAGCGTGGAAAGCACCTCTGAATGGTGGGCAAAGAGAACTAGGCTTGACACAAAAATGAAG